One region of Rhizoctonia solani chromosome 9, complete sequence genomic DNA includes:
- a CDS encoding Retrotransposable element Tf2 protein — translation MEPEPSPTALLEAITALTATIGYLQDQIHAQSQQITKLRAICKETADLLGDKDQGAPQTQPGPLTGPTTPPTHSGGEVHTPGTVRPGLKAPFRPSRGTGYDSEEEEEPKQAPKKEPCGMPRSLSSLTPFDSGSSVKRPKMELPNPYKGDSRGRKATQWLDCMLLWVALHQDQFNEEEQMVVWILYHMTNKAANWALPIIGTIIKGEGNPPTTIPALTAKFKEAFADPNAKRAAARKIAALTQTTTTSEYVTEFHNLIAELDWNKEAYIAQFKCGLHWKVKELLSTKDNIPNKLEAIFAASIKIDNTCWENEENRPKKAPTKAPVTATTSTSTTTRVCLSEDPNYVTPEEQDCRHASGLCVKCGQKGHGIKQCPNGWKATIKKAAKIELHVPVLEFVNIATDSNKKPLLFLDITLRDYPTEPIKTLINSGATSNFISPTLVEKLKIPKTLLENPQVVRMLDGTISQTGCIWHQVHLAVLANGHPHTIPFLVCPIGNTPAILGMTWLTQELPLIDWTLGTITFPKQAQIASEEEADPDPLVDLPSQYHEFARVFGKEEFKVLPPHREYNIAIDLVPDARLIPGPIYGMTDAESKALKQHIEEELATGKIRPSTSSTGAPVMFVKKANGSLRLVVDYRKLNDVTHKNVYPLPRQDNLMAKLRHAKIFTKLDLQWGYNNV, via the exons atggaaccagagccatcCCCtaccgctctccttgaggctatcacagccctcacagccaccatTGGGTacctgcaggaccaaatccatGCCCAAAGCCAGCAAATCACCAAgcttagggccatatgcaaggaaacagcagacctccttggggataaggatcaaggagccccccaaacccagcctggcccattgactgggcctaccacccctcctacccactcaggaggggaagtccacactccaggcacggttaggcctggactcaaggccccattccgCCCCTCTAGGGGAACGGGTtatgactcagaagaagaagaggaacccAAGCAAGCCCCAAAGAAAGAGCCTTGTGGAATGCCTAGGAGCTTAAGCtcactcaccccctttgattcagggtccagcgtaaagcggcccaaaatggaactaCCCAACCCATATAAGGGAGATtccaggggaagaaaggcaacccaatggctggattgCATGCTACTTTGGGTTGCGCTTCATCAagaccaattcaatgaaGAAGAGCAAATGGTGGTGTGGAtcttataccacatgaccaaCAAAGCTGCCAACTGGGCTCTTCCCATTATTGGGACTATTATCAAGGGTGAGGGAAATCCTCCCACTACCATTCCAGCcttaacagccaaattcaaagaagcattTGCGGACCCCAATGCCAAGAGGGCAGCCGCCAGGAAAATAGCTGCGCtgactcagaccacaaccacaTCTGAGTATGTCACAGAGTTCCACAATCTCATAGCGGAACTAgattggaacaaggaggcatatattgcccagttcaagtgcggccttcactggaaggttaaggaactcttgtccaccaaggacaatattccCAACAAATTGGAGGCAATCTTTGCCGCctccatcaaaattgacaatactTGTTGGgagaatgaggagaaccgccccaaaaaggctcCTACCAAGGCCCCGGTCACTGcgaccacctccacctccactaccacaAGGGTCTGTCTATCAGAAGACCCAAATTAcgtcaccccggaggaacAAGATTGCCGCCACGCATCTGGGCTatgtgtcaaatgcggccaaaaggggcatggcatcaagcagtgccccaacGGTTGGAAGGCCACCATCAAGAAGGCCGCCAAAATTG AATTGCATGTACCTGTCTtggaatttgtaaatattgcaacGGATTCAAACAAGAAACCCCTACTCTTTCTAGACATAACACTGCGTGACTACCCAACAGAAcctatcaaaaccctcatcAACTctggcgccacctccaattTCATATCCCCCACAttagtagaaaaactcaaaatcccaaaaaccctacttgaaaatccacaagtagtgagaatgctagatggtaccatatctcagactggttgcatatggcaccaggtacaccttgcggtcttggccaacgGCCATCCCCACACTATCCCCTTCTTAGTTTGCCCTATTGGGAACACACCagccatacttggcatgacttggctcaCTCAGGAGTTGCCTCTCATTGACTGGACCCTAGGCACCATTACCTTCCCCAAACAAGCACAAATTGCCTCTGAAGAAGAGGCAGACCCAGACCCTCTAGTGGACCTCCCCTCTCAAtatcatgagtttgctagggtgtttggcaaagaagagttcaaggtcTTACCCCCCCATAGGGAGTACAACATTGccatagaccttgttccTGATGCCAGACTCATCCCAGGACCAATTTACGGCATGACAGATGCAGAGTCTAAAGCACTGAAGCAGCATATTGAGGAAGAACTGGCCACggggaagatccgccctagtacctcctctaCTGGCGCCCCAgtaatgtttgtcaaaaaggccaaTGGTTCCCTCAGATTAGTTGTGGATTacaggaagctgaatgacgtTACCCATAAGAACGTATACCCCTTACCAaggcaggacaacctcatggccaaactcaggcatgccaagatcttcacaaaATTGGACTTGCAATGGGGGTATAATAATGTTTGA
- a CDS encoding Retrotransposable element Tf2 protein: MPFGLTNAPAAFQHFMNNLFRDLINVTVVIYLDDILIFSEKPKDHPTHVREVLSQLMRNQLFCKLSKCHFHVTTVDYLGIVISPAGFSMDQKKIEAVTSWPQPRTVKQVQAFLGFVNYLCQFIPNFSSVACPLHNLTKKENPWSWGNPKEAAFQELKSLVTKSLVLIHSNPDLPYYLETNASGVAMGAILSQQGPNNQLHPIAYMSKSFSGAEANYDTHNKELLAIIKALEEWRIFLEATDKPIQVFTDHRNLEYWMQAQTFN, translated from the coding sequence atgccttttggtcttaccaacgcccccgcagcattccaacatttcatgaacaatcTATTTAGGGATCTTATCAACGTCACTGTGGTCATATACCTGGATGAtatactgatcttctcagaaaaacccaaggaccacccaacccatgtcagggaggtcTTATCACAGCTAATGAGAAatcagttgttctgcaaactctccaagtgccacttccatgtcacaacAGTAGACtatcttggcattgtcatctCTCCTGCTGGATTCtctatggaccagaagaagatagAAGCAGTCACATCATGGCCTCAGCCCAGAAcagtcaaacaagtccaggccttcctagggtttgtcaactacctctgccaattcatccccaatttcagctcagTTGCTTGTCCCCTGCACAACCTGACAAAGAAAGAAaacccctggtcatggggcaacCCCAAAGAAGCCGCGTTCCAGGAGTTGAAATCCTTAGTTACCAAGTCCCTGGtactcatccattccaacccagacCTACCTTACTACCTTGAGACCAacgcatcaggagtagccatgggagcaatacTAAGCCAGCAAGGCCCCAACAACCAACTGCACCCTattgcctacatgtcaaaatcattctcaggagcagaagccaaTTATGACActcacaataaggagctcctggctatCATTAAGGCACTGGAagaatggaggatattcttggaggcaacagacaaaccaatacaagtcttcacggatcataggaatctggaatattggatgcaggcacaaacATTCAACTGA
- a CDS encoding Retrotransposable element Tf2 protein, with product MIPSKVFVNTSEEELEIVLEIRSKLREDPSLDPIIQFLTEDVDNAPPFIKKAYRDYNWEEDLLWYRGKLVVPDLEVLKERLLREFHNSPLAGHPGQQRTLELLSRSYWWPGMKLSAKEWVECCPTCQANCRAHAPVIALKPLQVPPFPFHTISYNFITGFPRSNGHNAILVVIDSFSKFGHFIPTSKKVTAKGKFLRALYQQLGVRPAFSSAYHPESDGQTERVNQFIEFYLRSYVAANHSDWAAWLPLAEYAYNNAKHAATGKTPFELVYGQNPVMNLSNVSANVPEADAVADTLACEWKEAEAALQMSKERMTRSQGIIPEYSVGKKVWLDGKNVELRTNSNKLDPKRLGPFKVIEKISSHAYHLELPETLKIHDVFYVGLLSKSHESPSQPFPEQPPPETIEGEEEYEVEQIINSKRQKGKWFYLIKWKGYSPEDNSWEPEELLKHSQEEIKCFNQARLKKACDAAKSL from the exons ATGATACCATCCAAAGTGTTTGTCAACACGTCTGAGGAAGAACTTGAGATTGTATTGGAAATCAGGAGCAAACTGAGGGAGGACCCATCCCTAGACCCCATTATCCAGttcctgacagaagatgttgacaatgcacctccctTCATTAAGAaggcttacagagactacaattgggaggaagacctccTATGGTACCGTGGAAAGCTAGTTGTCCCAGATTTGGAAGTCCTGAAGGAACGTCTACTCAGAGAATTCCACAATTcacccctggcaggacaccctggACAACAGAGAACCTTGGAACTCCTGAGCCGCAgttactggtggccaggaatgaagttgtccgccaaggaatgggtagaatgttgtccaacctgccaagccaattgcCGCGCTCACGCTCCTGTCATtgccctgaaacccttacaagttcccccctttccgttccacacaatatcctacaacttcatcacaggatttCCCAGGTCCAACGGGCACAACGCAATCCTGGTAgtaattgactccttctccaagtttgggcatttcatcccaacctccAAAAAGGTCACTGCAAAAG gaaaattctTGAGGGCATTATATCAACAACTTGGGGTCAGGCCAGCATTTTCCTCAGCTTATCACCCAGAGTCAGACGGGCAAACGGAAagggtcaaccagttcattgagttttaTCTGCGTTCCTATGTTGCAGCCAACCATTCCGATTGGGCTGCGTGGTTACCATTGGCAGAATAcgcatacaataatgccaaacatgCAGCAACCGGGAAAACACCATTCGAGCTTGTCTATGGACAAAACCCAGTCATGAACCTGTCCAATGTATCagccaacgtcccagaagcagatgcgGTAGCAGATACACTAGCCTgtgaatggaaagaagcggaGGCAGCTCTCCAAATGAGCAAAGAACGCATGACCAGGAGCCAGGGAATAATTCCAGAATACTCAGtaggcaaaaaagtctggctggatgggAAGAACGTGGAACttaggaccaattcaaacaagTTAGACCCCAAACGCCTTGGTCCCTTCAAGGTCATTGAAAAAATCTCTAGTCACGCCTACCACCTGGAACTACCAGAAactctgaaaatccatgacgtcttCTATGTTGGATTACTATCAAAAAGCCACGAGTCACCAAGTCAGCCATTTCCAGaacaacctccccctgaaacaatagaaggagaggaagaatatgaagtggaacagatcatcaACTCTAAACGCCAAaaaggaaaatggttctacttgataaaatggaagggatacagTCCGGAGGataattcatgggaaccggaGGAGCTATTgaaacacagccaggaagagatcaaatGCTTCAATCAAGCAAGActcaaaaaggcttgtgacgccgccaagagcctttaa